Below is a genomic region from Astatotilapia calliptera chromosome 13, fAstCal1.2, whole genome shotgun sequence.
TTTCGACTCGAAAATCAGTAGGGGGCAACGCACATGAAAATTGGTGCTTATTACGTCTTTTGCCTCTGATTATAGGTTTAAAAGTACCCCAACAAGAGCCTGTATGGCAGATGCTGATGACACTGAAAGACATTGTGGACCTTGTCATGTCTCGAGTCCATACTGAAGAAAGCATTTGCTATCTTGACAGCATCATTTCAGAACACCGAAGCAGATTCCTTGATGTTTCCCCCCAACATAAGCTCATTCCCAAGCACCATTTCCTTGAGCACTATCCTCAGCTCATTCGGGAATTTGGCCCCCTAGCTGCCCTCTGGACAATGAGATTCGAGGCCAAACACAGCTTTTTCAAGAAGGTGGTAAGACACACTGGTTGTTTCAGGAATATTTTGCTGTCTCTTGCAAATAAGCACCAGCTCATGGTTGCATATCATCAATCACATTCTGTCAAACCATCACTTGCagtcacaaaaacaacagaggtCTCTTTAGATGTGCTTAAGGATGATCTAAAAgacctggtgaaatgcagattCCCTGCTGTTACAGCTGTGCATGTTGCCAATAATGTGTGCAGTTTAGGCACCAACTATGCAGTGggaatgttgttgtgttgtgGTTCCACTGCAGGACTGCCTGACTTTTCTGAAGTGTTACAGATAATGGTGATTTGTAACAAACTGACTTTTTTCGTGAGACAACAAAATACATGGTACAATGAACACCTGAGGAGTTATGAGCTGGAGAACACAGTGAGTGTGCAGTTACTTGAGCAAAGAGAGCTTAAAGATTTTTATCCTTTGGCTTCATACACCCTTGCAGGAAGACGCCTGACAACTTTAAAGCACCACATTTGCCTATCTTTTTGAAATGTGAGGAGAGAAGCTTGTGAATAAATGTCTGTATTTCTCTTCTGTTGTTGCAGCTTCTTCCTGTTGATATGGCACCCTCAGCGAAACTGCGGATAATTTTTGGGGAGGATGATGTCCACAAACTACTTTTACCTGCAGGCATCCCAAGCACACTTCAGGACCTCAATGATGTTCTTCGAGAGACATTTGATATTACAGGACCATTCACTGTTATGTACCAGGACATGGATTTCGATGGTCAGTTCTTCACTTTGACCTCGATTGAGGAAGTACAAGATAAAGCTAACCTCAAAGTAGTAAAAACTGAACCAGTAATCTTAAGTCTCACTACTGTGGACATGTCAGAAGTCGAATCTCCAGTTCCACTATCTACAGAAGCAAGCTCCTCATCTGTATGCGACACAATCCTGTTGTCCTCCCCAGATGAGAGTGGACCATCCTACAGGTCTAAGCCATGGCCATTTAAGTTTGAAATACCAGACTTCTCTTATGATATAGACCTTGCACTGGAAGCAGGAAAGCAAGCTTATGAAAATGATGGCACACTTTTGAACAACCCAAGCGTAACTAGTAGCATTCTTGAGAAGCTTGCAGAGACTATATTTGGCTTCACAGCATATCCAACTGGTGTCCAGATTTTAGCTGTTGCTGAAGCCTTGGTAGCAAAATACCCATGCCTCAAAGAGCCAGGGTCTTTTAATGGCCTATATGGTTGGCAACAGAGGATAAAGTATAAAATGGGCAACTACAGGGCAAAGTTAAGAGGTCGCCAATTAGCCATTCCAGAGCTCGAGGTGAACACACTGAAGAGACGATGCTCCAGTGAAGAGGGTTCacttaaaggctttaaaagggCCAAAAAAGCTGAAGTCAACTATCTGCCACCACTGCCATTCGGTGAGACTGAGGAAACCTTAGAGATGGAGAGACTAGATTTGCTGAaggaaatgaagaagaagaacaatgaGAGGGCAATTAATGAGAAAATGGAGAAGTCTTTCGCTATGAGAAGAAAAGAGGTTGTCAAGGATTGCCCCGCAATCCAAGACCTCTTAGAGAGGTGGCCTTCTCTGTTCTGTGAAAATCAGGTAAATCCAGTTCTTGTTCATGCAGCAACTAAGTGTATGTGAGATCTCATGAGTCATCTTTG
It encodes:
- the LOC113035558 gene encoding uncharacterized protein LOC113035558, coding for MELNDAISNFPYKWSDKTNRPHLIPANFSTRKSVGGNAHENWCLLRLLPLIIGLKVPQQEPVWQMLMTLKDIVDLVMSRVHTEESICYLDSIISEHRSRFLDVSPQHKLIPKHHFLEHYPQLIREFGPLAALWTMRFEAKHSFFKKVLLPVDMAPSAKLRIIFGEDDVHKLLLPAGIPSTLQDLNDVLRETFDITGPFTVMYQDMDFDGQFFTLTSIEEVQDKANLKVVKTEPVILSLTTVDMSEVESPVPLSTEASSSSVCDTILLSSPDESGPSYRSKPWPFKFEIPDFSYDIDLALEAGKQAYENDGTLLNNPSVTSSILEKLAETIFGFTAYPTGVQILAVAEALVAKYPCLKEPGSFNGLYGWQQRIKYKMGNYRAKLRGRQLAIPELEVNTLKRRCSSEEGSLKGFKRAKKAEVNYLPPLPFGETEETLEMERLDLLKEMKKKNNERAINEKMEKSFAMRRKEVVKDCPAIQDLLERWPSLFCENQIKEEFKRITTIHLERTFLSRLDGYTTKLLEIFRRKGGTAGTKIKPMLDSLNKHHVDGRRDIIIRCLVEYLGESGEELIKDHQEDVSQEALKEDCSNHMMKIIVIHPNVAQENQDPVNVSVIIEGTEILEDCGSVTNACLLLMGVIYAVNLSYPLKLKYTFEAFQKLFLELDILKMSPKVQSLHKKLLA